In the genome of Sphingomonas naphthae, one region contains:
- a CDS encoding glycosyltransferase, whose product MTVEVCVCIPARNEADRIATLIDALATQDIDRPFGVALCVNNSSDDTGRIAQHAAARADGRFTLTQVACQFEPSLAHAGSARRAAMQLGVEILGRAGGLLISTDADCRPPADWVAANLAASAPDRIVGGRIELDEDEAEECPEIFAFRRHFDAYWRRVRAIEDRIDPSPWDPAPRHGDHTGASLALSVDLYRRSGGVPLQPSGEDRALVEAAIAAGGKLVHPQTVWTRTSARTTGRATGGMAEDLQRWIDAEARGELPNVPHFDHWEARAMWRRDLRKDRGTTGLVEAERLLPPMPCDMTLPMIGSS is encoded by the coding sequence GTGACCGTCGAGGTCTGCGTCTGCATACCCGCTCGCAACGAAGCCGACCGCATCGCGACGCTCATCGATGCCTTGGCAACACAGGACATCGACAGGCCCTTCGGGGTCGCATTGTGCGTGAACAACAGCAGCGACGACACCGGACGCATTGCCCAGCACGCCGCAGCGCGTGCCGACGGGCGTTTCACGCTCACCCAAGTCGCATGCCAGTTCGAGCCCTCGCTGGCCCATGCCGGGTCCGCGCGGCGCGCTGCCATGCAGCTTGGCGTCGAGATTCTTGGAAGGGCGGGAGGGCTGCTCATCTCGACCGACGCCGATTGCAGGCCGCCGGCCGACTGGGTCGCCGCCAATCTCGCAGCCTCCGCACCCGACAGGATTGTCGGAGGACGCATCGAACTGGACGAGGACGAGGCGGAGGAATGCCCCGAAATCTTCGCCTTCCGTAGGCATTTCGACGCCTATTGGCGGCGAGTGCGTGCGATCGAGGACAGAATCGATCCCTCGCCTTGGGATCCAGCGCCCCGTCATGGCGACCACACCGGCGCCAGCCTCGCTCTGTCGGTCGATCTTTACCGCCGGTCGGGGGGTGTGCCGTTGCAGCCCAGCGGCGAGGACCGAGCGCTGGTCGAGGCCGCGATCGCGGCGGGGGGCAAGCTCGTTCACCCCCAGACGGTGTGGACGCGCACGTCGGCCCGCACCACCGGCCGCGCAACCGGCGGCATGGCGGAAGACCTCCAGCGCTGGATCGACGCCGAAGCGCGCGGCGAACTGCCCAATGTTCCACACTTCGATCATTGGGAGGCGCGCGCGATGTGGCGCCGCGATCTTCGAAAAGATCGGGGCACCACGGGCCTCGTGGAAGCAGAGCGTCTCCTGCCACCAATGCCCTGCGACATGACCCTGCCGATGATCGGTAGTTCATGA
- a CDS encoding glycosyltransferase family 4 protein: MRIAIIAHLKYAIREPFAGGLEMHTHMLARSLRARGHDVTLFASTHSDPVLGVEAICEETSLLETGIAEANDVAFFREHHAYLQLMTELRSRSFDVIHNNSLHYLPVSMAETIATPMLTTLHTPPFCWLESGIRLNRGPMRYVAVSKATADMWSHVAKVDDIIPNGINLRHFPYCASGDGQPYLVWYGRIVPEKGLDHAIDAARLAGMPLRIAGPVSDESYYREMIVPRLGGDITHVGHLAHDQLAGLVGEASAALCTPRWEEPYGLVVAEALACGTPVAAYRRGGVPALLSEDCGVLAEPDDVASLAAAAIAAARLSRTACRDYAERHCDADRMVDRYEAVYQELRAKPAGVNDLMIDTIPILASVA; encoded by the coding sequence ATGCGGATCGCGATCATCGCCCATTTGAAATACGCGATCCGGGAACCCTTCGCCGGCGGCCTCGAAATGCATACGCACATGCTGGCGCGATCGCTGCGGGCTCGCGGTCACGACGTGACGCTGTTCGCGTCTACCCATTCGGACCCCGTCCTCGGCGTCGAAGCAATCTGCGAGGAAACATCGCTTCTGGAGACGGGCATAGCCGAGGCCAACGACGTCGCGTTCTTCCGTGAGCATCATGCCTACCTGCAGCTGATGACCGAGCTCAGAAGCCGCTCGTTTGACGTCATTCACAACAACTCCCTTCACTACCTTCCGGTCAGCATGGCGGAGACGATCGCCACGCCGATGTTGACCACGCTTCACACGCCGCCCTTCTGCTGGCTCGAAAGCGGCATCCGGCTGAATCGCGGGCCAATGCGGTATGTCGCAGTCTCGAAGGCGACGGCCGACATGTGGAGCCATGTGGCGAAGGTGGACGACATCATCCCCAACGGCATCAATTTGCGCCACTTTCCGTACTGCGCTTCCGGCGACGGTCAGCCCTATCTGGTCTGGTATGGCCGTATCGTGCCGGAGAAGGGACTTGATCATGCGATTGATGCTGCCCGGCTGGCCGGCATGCCGCTCCGGATCGCCGGGCCCGTGTCGGACGAAAGCTACTATCGTGAAATGATCGTCCCGAGGCTCGGCGGGGATATCACCCACGTCGGCCATCTCGCGCACGACCAACTCGCAGGTCTGGTCGGCGAAGCGAGCGCCGCCTTGTGCACGCCGCGCTGGGAAGAACCCTATGGACTGGTCGTGGCGGAAGCTCTGGCCTGCGGCACGCCGGTTGCCGCCTACCGTCGCGGAGGCGTGCCCGCCCTCCTCAGTGAAGATTGCGGCGTGCTCGCGGAACCCGACGATGTGGCGTCACTCGCCGCAGCGGCGATTGCCGCGGCTCGGCTCAGCCGTACAGCCTGCAGAGACTATGCCGAACGGCATTGCGACGCCGACCGAATGGTCGATCGATATGAGGCGGTGTATCAGGAGCTTCGTGCCAAGCCGGCCGGCGTGAACGATCTGATGATCGACACAATCCCCATCCTGGCGAGCGTTGCGTGA
- a CDS encoding SDR family NAD(P)-dependent oxidoreductase: MSKFAIITGASTGIGFELATLAAKDGYDILVVANEPLINAAAQDFEQFGTTVVSIEADLATTDGVDALLEAVGTRQVDLLCANAGHGLGHAFLDQQVTDWRHVIDTNITGTLYLIQKVLPAMVARNEGKVLVTGSVAGYIPGAFQAVYNGTKAFVDSFTEALRNEIKDSDGVTLTTLMPGPVDTEFFERGDMLDTSVGADPNKSDPADVARDGWDAVMAGKASIFSGWKTKLQGVLANVTPGSVLAEQHRKMAEPGTAESE, from the coding sequence ATGAGCAAATTCGCGATCATCACCGGTGCCTCGACCGGCATTGGCTTCGAGCTGGCAACGCTGGCGGCAAAAGACGGCTACGACATTCTCGTCGTCGCCAACGAACCGCTGATCAACGCGGCGGCACAGGATTTCGAGCAGTTCGGGACCACGGTCGTCTCGATCGAGGCGGACCTTGCGACGACCGATGGTGTCGACGCGCTCCTCGAAGCCGTCGGCACGCGGCAGGTCGATCTGCTGTGCGCCAATGCCGGTCACGGTCTCGGCCATGCGTTTCTCGACCAGCAGGTCACCGACTGGCGGCACGTGATCGACACCAACATCACCGGGACGCTCTATCTGATCCAGAAGGTGCTGCCGGCGATGGTGGCGCGCAACGAAGGCAAGGTCCTCGTGACCGGATCGGTGGCCGGCTACATCCCCGGCGCCTTCCAGGCCGTCTACAATGGCACGAAGGCATTCGTGGACAGCTTCACCGAGGCGCTCCGCAACGAGATCAAGGATAGCGACGGCGTCACGCTGACGACGCTGATGCCGGGCCCGGTCGATACCGAGTTCTTCGAGCGCGGCGACATGCTCGACACCTCCGTCGGCGCCGATCCGAACAAGAGCGATCCGGCCGACGTCGCCAGGGACGGTTGGGACGCGGTCATGGCCGGAAAGGCGTCGATCTTCTCCGGCTGGAAGACAAAGCTCCAAGGCGTGCTCGCAAATGTCACACCGGGGTCTGTACTGGCTGAGCAGCATCGTAAGATGGCGGAGCCCGGCACCGCTGAGAGCGAATAG
- a CDS encoding zinc-dependent alcohol dehydrogenase, whose protein sequence is MRALAWHGKHDVRVDTVDDPEILNPRDAIIKVTATAICGSDLHLYDGFIPTMKSGDILGHEFMGEVVEVGPKSNLQKGQRVVVPFTMACGSCYHCGKHQYSACDNALPADNQDIAQELYGQPMSGLFGYSHMTGGYAGGQAEYVRVPFSDVGPIVIPDGIEDEKVLFLSDILPTGWMAAENAQIEPGDTVAVWGCGPVGLFAVQSAFLMGAERVIAIDHFPHRLELAKKFGAETINFEETATYEALMLMTGGIGPDAVIDAVGLEAHGFFVDNVLDQVKKTLMLGTDRPHSIRQAIIACRKGGRVSMPAVYGGFVDKFPLGAFMEKGLTLKTGQTHVQHYMPALLNAILEGKIDTTFLISHRMDLEEAPKGYQMFHDNQNEVTKVVLKPGLGFAA, encoded by the coding sequence ATGCGCGCACTCGCCTGGCACGGCAAGCACGACGTCCGCGTCGACACGGTCGACGATCCCGAAATCCTCAACCCGCGCGACGCGATCATCAAGGTGACCGCTACCGCCATCTGCGGCTCGGACCTCCACCTCTATGACGGTTTCATTCCGACGATGAAGTCGGGCGACATCCTCGGTCACGAGTTCATGGGCGAGGTGGTCGAGGTCGGACCCAAATCCAACTTGCAGAAGGGCCAGCGGGTCGTCGTTCCGTTCACGATGGCGTGCGGCAGCTGCTACCACTGCGGCAAGCACCAGTATTCGGCATGCGACAACGCGCTTCCGGCCGACAACCAGGACATCGCGCAGGAGCTCTACGGCCAGCCCATGAGCGGCCTGTTCGGCTACAGCCACATGACAGGCGGCTATGCCGGAGGGCAGGCGGAATACGTCCGCGTGCCCTTCAGCGACGTCGGCCCGATCGTCATCCCCGATGGCATCGAAGACGAGAAGGTGCTGTTCCTGTCGGACATCCTGCCGACCGGCTGGATGGCGGCGGAGAATGCGCAGATCGAGCCCGGCGACACGGTCGCGGTGTGGGGCTGTGGGCCGGTCGGACTGTTCGCGGTCCAGTCCGCCTTCTTGATGGGCGCCGAGCGCGTGATCGCGATCGACCATTTCCCGCACAGGCTGGAGCTCGCGAAGAAGTTTGGGGCTGAGACAATCAACTTCGAGGAAACAGCGACCTACGAGGCGCTGATGCTGATGACTGGCGGAATCGGTCCTGACGCTGTGATCGATGCGGTCGGCCTCGAAGCGCACGGCTTCTTCGTCGATAACGTGCTGGATCAGGTCAAGAAGACGCTGATGCTGGGCACGGATCGCCCGCACTCGATCCGTCAGGCCATCATCGCCTGCCGGAAGGGCGGCCGCGTGTCGATGCCCGCCGTCTACGGAGGCTTCGTCGACAAGTTTCCGCTGGGCGCCTTCATGGAGAAGGGACTGACGCTCAAGACCGGCCAGACGCATGTCCAGCACTACATGCCGGCGCTGCTCAACGCGATCCTGGAAGGCAAGATCGACACGACCTTCCTGATCTCGCACCGCATGGACCTCGAGGAGGCCCCGAAGGGCTACCAGATGTTCCACGACAACCAGAACGAGGTGACCAAGGTCGTGCTGAAGCCCGGCCTCGGCTTCGCTGCCTGA
- a CDS encoding SRPBCC family protein, whose protein sequence is MPGTADDDAPIATSKRHDAATDLTDSLIDGKGGAITARAVTINRPAAELYAYWRDLSNLPSFMDNVVSIALNGERSHWVVKAPGGKTVEWDARVTEDRPNELLAWASEEGADVSNSGRIEFRDAGARGTVVTATIAYDPPVGVVGKIIAKMFQREPAIQARRDLRRFKQLMETGEIATSSWTKKQLEEERA, encoded by the coding sequence ATGCCCGGAACAGCGGACGACGACGCGCCCATTGCGACGTCAAAGCGGCATGATGCCGCAACGGACCTCACCGACAGCTTGATCGATGGAAAGGGCGGCGCGATCACCGCGCGTGCCGTGACGATCAATCGTCCCGCAGCCGAGCTCTATGCCTATTGGCGCGATCTCTCGAACCTACCGTCCTTCATGGACAATGTCGTGTCGATCGCGCTGAATGGAGAGAGGTCGCATTGGGTCGTCAAGGCGCCCGGCGGCAAGACCGTCGAGTGGGACGCGCGCGTCACTGAAGACCGCCCCAACGAGCTGCTCGCCTGGGCGTCGGAGGAGGGTGCGGACGTCTCCAATAGCGGGCGTATTGAATTTCGCGATGCGGGCGCGCGCGGCACCGTTGTCACCGCGACGATCGCTTATGATCCCCCGGTCGGGGTCGTCGGCAAGATCATCGCCAAGATGTTCCAGCGGGAGCCTGCCATCCAGGCGCGCCGTGACCTCCGGCGCTTCAAGCAGCTGATGGAGACCGGTGAGATCGCCACGTCGTCGTGGACCAAGAAGCAACTCGAAGAAGAGAGGGCCTGA
- a CDS encoding catalase family protein, producing MTASPIRYVPSVEQPSPDEAEAIHGLEQTFQKIMDTTTRDYGRAVRGVHAKGHGIVRGSLTVSDALPVELAQGLFANPGTYETVLRISTAPGDILDDGVSAPRGIALKVLGVPGERLPGSDDGDQDFLMVNGPVFGAPTPAAFLKNLKLLAATTDKGEGLKKAWSATLRVLEGALEAVGGSSVLLSQLGGTPEVHPLGETYFSQTAYRYGEYIAKFALVPISTGLTEVTGAKVNVGDRPDALREDVREVIVEQGGTWELRVQLCRNLETMPVEDPTKPWDDKESPFETVATLRVEPQVAWEHGRSDREEDSLYFSPWHGLAAHQPLGSVNRARRQAYEFSGGLRSRTNGCPMHQIKQLEDLDSE from the coding sequence ATGACCGCATCGCCCATTCGCTACGTCCCTTCCGTTGAACAGCCGTCACCGGACGAGGCGGAAGCCATCCACGGTCTGGAACAGACGTTTCAGAAGATCATGGACACCACGACCCGTGACTATGGGCGGGCCGTCCGTGGCGTCCACGCCAAGGGCCACGGCATCGTGCGCGGATCGCTTACCGTGTCCGACGCACTTCCCGTGGAACTTGCCCAGGGCCTGTTCGCAAATCCTGGAACCTATGAGACGGTGCTTCGCATATCGACGGCGCCCGGCGACATCCTCGATGACGGTGTCAGCGCGCCCCGTGGCATAGCGCTGAAGGTGCTCGGTGTTCCCGGCGAGCGCCTGCCCGGATCGGACGACGGCGACCAGGACTTCCTGATGGTCAACGGTCCCGTGTTCGGCGCCCCGACCCCGGCCGCGTTCCTGAAGAATTTGAAGCTCCTCGCCGCCACGACCGACAAGGGCGAAGGCCTTAAGAAGGCCTGGTCGGCGACACTGCGCGTGCTCGAGGGTGCGCTCGAGGCGGTCGGCGGCAGCTCGGTCCTGCTGTCGCAGCTCGGCGGCACGCCCGAAGTCCATCCGCTCGGCGAGACCTATTTCTCTCAGACCGCCTACCGCTACGGCGAATACATCGCGAAGTTTGCGCTCGTGCCGATTTCGACCGGCCTGACCGAAGTGACTGGAGCCAAGGTCAACGTCGGCGATCGGCCGGACGCCCTGCGCGAGGACGTTCGCGAGGTGATCGTCGAGCAGGGTGGAACCTGGGAGCTGCGGGTGCAGCTTTGCCGCAACCTGGAAACGATGCCGGTCGAGGATCCGACCAAGCCCTGGGATGATAAGGAAAGCCCCTTCGAGACCGTGGCGACGCTCCGCGTCGAACCGCAGGTGGCGTGGGAGCACGGCCGCAGCGATCGCGAGGAAGACAGCCTCTACTTCAGCCCGTGGCATGGCCTGGCGGCTCACCAACCCCTCGGCTCGGTCAACCGCGCTCGGCGACAGGCCTACGAATTCTCCGGCGGCCTCCGCAGTCGAACCAACGGCTGCCCAATGCACCAGATCAAGCAGCTCGAGGATCTTGATTCCGAATGA
- a CDS encoding SDR family oxidoreductase, with the protein MSVRLKPLSEQVILITGASSGIGLATARAAARRGAAVVLVARTEAALSFVADGISANGGRAAYAVADVGVLADVEAAARLAVERFGRIDTWVNCAGVAIYAPLIETPNDEHARLIQTNYFGAVYGALTGVKHLRDHGGALITVGSIASDFPSPIMGAYSASKHAAKAYIESLRMELIASGLPISVSLIKPSGTNTPIAEHAANHVDGEARIPPPVYDPQLVADAILDAAERPRLNVTVGGIGRLQALAAVHFPRIYAFLGKPVAALLSDPAKPKTLSDNLDRGQAEGRERSLHESGRSFSVYAPLTRKPVAAIAVGAVSVLAGFALAGRLRAAKGEPSLGKPAAGRKVSRRR; encoded by the coding sequence ATGAGCGTCCGCCTGAAGCCGCTTTCCGAGCAGGTGATCCTGATCACCGGCGCCAGCTCCGGGATCGGCCTCGCCACTGCCCGCGCAGCCGCCAGACGGGGCGCCGCGGTCGTGCTCGTCGCCCGCACCGAGGCGGCGCTCTCCTTCGTCGCCGACGGCATCTCGGCGAATGGCGGACGCGCTGCCTACGCGGTCGCCGATGTCGGCGTTCTGGCCGATGTCGAGGCAGCCGCACGCTTGGCCGTCGAACGCTTCGGACGCATCGACACTTGGGTGAACTGCGCCGGCGTTGCGATCTATGCGCCCCTGATCGAGACACCTAACGACGAGCATGCTCGCTTGATCCAGACGAACTACTTCGGCGCGGTCTACGGGGCTTTGACGGGCGTGAAACATCTTCGCGACCACGGCGGGGCACTGATCACGGTTGGCTCCATCGCTTCGGACTTCCCGTCGCCGATCATGGGAGCCTACTCGGCATCGAAGCACGCGGCGAAGGCGTACATCGAATCGCTACGCATGGAGCTGATCGCCTCTGGCCTCCCTATATCCGTGTCGCTCATCAAGCCGTCCGGCACGAACACGCCCATCGCGGAGCATGCCGCGAATCATGTCGACGGCGAGGCGCGCATCCCTCCGCCGGTCTATGATCCGCAGCTCGTCGCGGACGCCATCCTAGACGCTGCCGAGCGCCCGAGGCTGAACGTGACCGTCGGCGGCATTGGACGGCTGCAGGCGTTGGCTGCCGTGCACTTCCCGCGCATCTACGCGTTCCTGGGCAAGCCCGTAGCCGCATTGCTCTCGGATCCGGCAAAGCCCAAGACGCTGAGTGACAATCTCGACAGGGGGCAAGCCGAAGGCCGCGAGCGCTCTCTCCACGAGTCTGGCCGCAGCTTCAGCGTTTATGCGCCTCTTACGCGTAAGCCCGTCGCGGCGATCGCCGTCGGGGCGGTTTCCGTCTTGGCCGGATTCGCCCTCGCCGGGCGACTCCGCGCGGCGAAGGGCGAGCCGTCTCTTGGAAAGCCTGCAGCTGGCCGCAAAGTGTCCCGGCGGCGATAA
- a CDS encoding oxygenase MpaB family protein, with the protein MAKQAIVARVRSLFNDQDRGEEPVQRSSDALFASDSAIWRVHGDVTTMMVGGISALLLQMLHPAVLAGVWDHSNFRTDMLGRLRRTARFIALTTYGSRDQAESAIARVRSVHENVAGVLADGTEYSAGDPHRLAWVHVTEATSFLEAWQRYGDRPLTSAEQDTYFREFAQIAQALGADPVPTTKVEALRLLNEMRRELVVDDRTREVARLVLRHRPDNPLAIPVQAITAQTAVDLLPAWARRMHGLRRSPFVLRPAVKVGALGLAGTLRWAFSGG; encoded by the coding sequence ATGGCCAAGCAAGCCATCGTCGCGAGGGTCCGCTCCCTCTTCAACGACCAGGATCGCGGCGAAGAGCCGGTGCAGCGCAGTTCCGACGCGCTCTTCGCCAGTGATTCGGCGATCTGGCGGGTCCACGGCGATGTTACGACCATGATGGTCGGCGGCATCTCCGCATTGCTGCTCCAGATGCTCCATCCTGCCGTTCTCGCCGGCGTATGGGATCATTCGAACTTCCGCACCGACATGCTGGGTCGGCTTCGGCGAACCGCCCGATTCATAGCTCTGACCACCTATGGGTCGCGCGATCAGGCGGAGTCCGCCATCGCGCGGGTGCGCAGCGTCCACGAAAACGTGGCCGGCGTGCTAGCGGATGGTACCGAATACAGCGCGGGTGATCCGCACCGTCTGGCCTGGGTTCACGTCACGGAGGCGACCAGCTTCCTCGAGGCATGGCAGCGTTACGGCGACCGACCGCTGACGTCAGCCGAGCAGGATACGTATTTCAGGGAGTTCGCCCAGATCGCGCAAGCTCTGGGCGCGGATCCCGTTCCCACCACGAAGGTGGAGGCTCTACGCCTCCTCAACGAGATGCGACGGGAACTCGTGGTTGACGACCGGACCCGCGAAGTCGCTCGCCTCGTTCTGCGGCATCGTCCTGACAATCCTCTGGCGATACCGGTTCAGGCCATAACAGCCCAAACGGCGGTGGACCTGCTCCCGGCATGGGCGCGACGGATGCATGGCCTGCGCCGCAGCCCGTTCGTCCTCAGACCCGCCGTAAAAGTGGGAGCACTGGGCTTGGCGGGGACATTGCGCTGGGCGTTCAGCGGAGGGTAG
- the bfr gene encoding bacterioferritin translates to MKGDPKVIDFLNEALKNELTAINQYWLHYRLLDHWGIERLAEYERHESIDEMKHADWLSERILFLDGLPNFQLLGRLKIGESVEEVLKADLALEGEAIPLLRDAIAHAETVRDYISRDLFKRILDNEEEHVDYLEKQFDMIERMGIQNYIQLQSKPADSKI, encoded by the coding sequence GTGAAGGGCGACCCCAAGGTTATCGACTTTCTCAACGAGGCGCTCAAGAACGAGCTGACCGCGATCAATCAATATTGGCTGCACTACCGCCTGCTCGATCACTGGGGCATCGAGCGTCTGGCCGAGTACGAGCGCCACGAATCGATCGACGAGATGAAGCATGCCGACTGGCTGTCGGAGCGCATCCTGTTCCTCGATGGCCTGCCCAATTTCCAGCTGCTCGGCCGCCTGAAGATCGGCGAGAGCGTCGAGGAGGTGCTGAAGGCCGATCTCGCGCTGGAAGGCGAGGCCATCCCGCTGCTGCGCGACGCCATCGCCCATGCCGAGACGGTGCGCGACTATATCAGCCGCGACCTGTTCAAGCGCATCCTCGATAACGAGGAGGAGCATGTCGATTATCTGGAAAAGCAGTTCGACATGATCGAACGCATGGGCATCCAGAATTACATCCAGCTCCAGTCGAAGCCCGCCGACAGCAAGATCTGA
- a CDS encoding (2Fe-2S)-binding protein has product MVVCVCNAIRERDVRSAARAGHSTPCAAYASMGRRPRCGQCVPFAREIIASESASA; this is encoded by the coding sequence ATGGTTGTTTGCGTTTGCAATGCCATACGGGAACGGGACGTGCGGAGCGCCGCGCGCGCCGGCCATTCGACCCCCTGTGCGGCGTATGCCTCGATGGGCCGCCGCCCGCGTTGCGGCCAATGCGTGCCATTCGCACGCGAAATCATCGCCAGCGAGTCCGCCTCCGCGTAA
- the purL gene encoding phosphoribosylformylglycinamidine synthase subunit PurL, protein MSAITPEIVAQHGLSQDEYDRVLNALGREPNLVELGIFSVMWSEHCSYKSSRIHLKKLPTTGPQVICGPGENAGVVDIGDNQAAIFKMESHNHPSYIEPYQGAATGVGGILRDVFTMGARPIANMNALRFGRPDHPRMKHLIAGVVHGIGGYGNCVGVPTVGGEVNFHKAYDGNILVNAMTVGIADQDKIFYSAASGIGNPIVYVGSKTGRDGIHGATMASADFDEKSEEKRPTVQVGDPFTEKLLIEACLELMASDAIVAIQDMGAAGLTSSSVEMASKGGVGIELDMNAVPQRETGMTPYEMMLSESQERMLMVLKPGREEFAEAIFRKWELDFAVIGHVTETGRMVLKFDGETVCDIPLGPLADDAPLYDRPAASKADYQAWAKVKPLGTITESSDIGADLLTLMASPDIASRRWIWEQYDHMVGADTVQRPGGDAAVVRVHGTAKGLAISTDCTPRYCYADPYEGGKQAVAECWRNLTAVGSVPLAVTNCLNFANPQRPEIMAQLTGCLDGMGDACRALDFPIVSGNVSLYNESKATGGGSAILPTPAIGGIGLLADWSASATIAFKAPGEMVMRVGRAATHLGQSLWLREVAGREDGTPPPVDLARERATGEFIRAAIAEGLVTAVHDVSDGGTLVALAEMALAGGIGCDWTDTHAPTAEFFGEDQGLYLVTVEAGDLDSFARLARAHRIETQWLGETGGDAIRIGLDGDVARVPLADLRVAHEGFFPALMGGGAAI, encoded by the coding sequence ATGAGCGCCATCACCCCCGAGATCGTCGCCCAACACGGGCTGTCGCAGGATGAATATGATCGGGTGCTCAACGCGCTCGGCCGCGAGCCCAATCTGGTCGAACTGGGGATATTCTCGGTCATGTGGTCGGAGCATTGCTCCTACAAATCGAGCCGCATCCACCTGAAGAAGCTGCCGACGACCGGCCCCCAGGTGATCTGTGGCCCCGGCGAGAATGCCGGCGTGGTCGATATCGGCGACAATCAAGCCGCCATCTTCAAGATGGAGAGCCACAACCACCCCAGCTACATCGAGCCCTATCAGGGTGCCGCGACGGGCGTGGGCGGCATCCTGCGCGACGTGTTCACCATGGGCGCGCGGCCGATCGCCAACATGAACGCGCTGCGCTTCGGCCGGCCCGATCATCCCCGGATGAAGCATCTGATCGCGGGCGTCGTCCACGGCATCGGCGGCTACGGCAATTGCGTCGGCGTGCCGACCGTCGGCGGCGAGGTGAATTTCCACAAGGCGTATGACGGCAACATCCTCGTCAACGCGATGACGGTGGGCATCGCCGATCAGGACAAGATCTTCTATTCGGCGGCCTCCGGCATCGGCAATCCGATCGTCTATGTCGGCTCCAAGACCGGGCGCGACGGCATCCACGGCGCCACCATGGCCTCGGCCGATTTCGACGAGAAGTCCGAGGAGAAGCGTCCGACCGTGCAGGTGGGCGATCCCTTCACCGAGAAATTGCTGATCGAGGCGTGCCTGGAACTGATGGCGTCCGACGCGATCGTCGCCATTCAGGACATGGGCGCGGCGGGCCTCACCTCCTCCTCGGTCGAGATGGCGTCGAAGGGCGGGGTCGGCATCGAACTCGACATGAACGCCGTGCCCCAGCGCGAAACGGGCATGACGCCCTATGAGATGATGCTGTCGGAGAGCCAGGAGCGGATGCTCATGGTGCTGAAGCCCGGCCGCGAGGAATTCGCCGAGGCCATCTTCCGCAAGTGGGAGCTGGATTTCGCGGTGATCGGCCATGTCACCGAAACCGGCCGCATGGTGCTGAAGTTCGATGGCGAGACGGTGTGCGACATCCCGCTCGGGCCGCTGGCCGACGACGCCCCGCTCTACGACCGCCCGGCGGCGTCCAAGGCGGACTATCAGGCATGGGCCAAGGTGAAGCCGCTCGGCACGATCACCGAATCGAGCGACATCGGCGCGGACCTGCTGACCCTGATGGCCTCGCCCGACATCGCCAGCCGGCGCTGGATCTGGGAACAATACGATCACATGGTCGGCGCGGACACGGTGCAGCGCCCCGGCGGCGACGCGGCGGTGGTGCGGGTCCACGGCACGGCCAAGGGCCTCGCGATCAGCACCGATTGCACCCCGCGCTATTGCTATGCGGACCCCTATGAAGGCGGCAAGCAGGCGGTGGCGGAATGCTGGCGCAACCTGACGGCGGTGGGCTCCGTGCCGCTCGCCGTTACCAACTGCCTCAACTTCGCCAACCCGCAGCGGCCCGAGATCATGGCGCAGCTGACGGGCTGCCTCGACGGCATGGGCGATGCCTGCCGCGCGCTCGATTTCCCGATCGTGAGCGGCAACGTCAGCCTCTATAACGAGAGCAAGGCCACCGGCGGCGGTTCGGCGATCCTGCCGACCCCGGCGATCGGCGGCATCGGCCTGCTGGCGGACTGGTCGGCGAGTGCGACGATCGCCTTCAAGGCGCCCGGCGAGATGGTGATGCGGGTCGGCCGCGCGGCCACCCACCTCGGCCAGTCGCTGTGGCTGCGCGAGGTCGCGGGGCGCGAGGACGGTACGCCGCCGCCGGTCGATCTGGCGCGCGAGCGGGCGACGGGCGAATTCATCCGCGCCGCCATCGCCGAGGGGCTGGTGACAGCGGTGCACGACGTGTCCGACGGCGGGACGCTCGTGGCGCTGGCCGAGATGGCGCTGGCGGGCGGCATCGGCTGCGACTGGACCGACACCCACGCGCCCACGGCGGAATTCTTCGGCGAGGATCAGGGCCTCTATCTGGTGACGGTGGAGGCCGGCGACCTCGACAGCTTCGCCCGGCTTGCCAGGGCACACCGCATCGAGACGCAATGGCTGGGCGAGACCGGCGGCGACGCGATCCGCATCGGGCTGGACGGCGATGTCGCACGGGTGCCGCTCGCCGATCTGCGCGTGGCGCACGAGGGCTTCTTCCCGGCGCTTATGGGCGGCGGCGCGGCGATCTGA